Within Equus przewalskii isolate Varuska chromosome 9, EquPr2, whole genome shotgun sequence, the genomic segment TGCACAGACGACAGATCTTAACTCAGAGGCTAACAAAATCTGACACATGGAAAAATGCTTTGTAATGGACATTCACAGTATTTGCCAACTGTTGAAGTTTAAACTatgtcagatttttctctttcatgcatAGGACCCACTTATGAAATTTGGAAACGTCCTAAGATAACTAGCATCTTAGCTGTTATGATCCCAAATGGTGCCTCCAAAGGTAAAACTGGAGGTTTAAAATTCCCCCTCAAGGATTGGAATCATATCATATGGGAAAGAACAAATCAGTCAAGCAGAGGGACTAAGGCTCCATCAGAGACCAGTGTGATCTGATGTTTGAAATGGATATTGATGGATTTGTCTCTCAgcactctcttttcttctgggaaCTGCCTCTGCCATTCCCTCCATAACTGCCATATTAGTACTTTGTGATCTGTTCCTGGCCATTTGATCATTCCAGGTATGAACATATAACCCAGCTGGGCCAATCCCAGAGTCCTGGCCTAAGGATTTTTGTAACAGGAACTTATAAAGAGAGTTGGCCTTTCTCTAGTTACCAAAGCTGTGAACATTGAGGCTGTCATTGGCCATGTGAagaaagaagcaatcagaaagaATAATGAAACCAATAGgcacgtgcatacacacatacgcacatactcagacagagacagacataaAGACCTTTGAGCATTTGAGTTCTTGGTTCTGATACGGCCTGGGTATTTCATGAAGAGTGTCCTAAAATCTTTGACCACATCCTTCTTTATGCTAAGGCTAGTCAGGGATTGTTTTCAGCTACTTCCAATCAAAAGAGCTCTCACCACGGCAGGATGATTGACAATGACTGTCATATTATTGCTAACATAACACAATAAATATCTACCGAGAGTCAAACCTGTGACAGACATTATCTCAATTCTCAAAATACTATAGACATGGGCCAGATCTTCTGTCAAAGGTGGTTAATTTAGTCTATTAATTTTTCAGAAACTTTCCAAAGACACATTTAAGCTACCTACCTAAGTATTATCGTAAATACTTAAGctatatttaagataaatatttaagtttGCACAGTAAATGTCTATTGATCTGGCTTTCAAACAACAAGAGATTTCAAATTATTAAGTTTTTCCTCCACCCTACTttatagaaacaaatgaaatgataagTGTGGCAACTAAAGGAACTATTGTAAAAAACACCTTTGGGGATACACCGTAGGGTCAGGATCAAGACCTTcaatattatgtatatttcagTGCCTGAATCATCAAATCAATATTAAGCACAGCTTGACCTTGTCTGGAAGCTCATTTTGGTCTACTATAATTCTATGGATATAATTTGTTTATAATTCATGCATGAGCATCATGGCTAATACTTTTGCACTCCTACCACGAACCacgcaggcactgttctagtggCCTAACATGTTAAcgcctttaatcctcacagcaatcgtCTTGGGTAGATACAGTTGTTATCCCCATTCATGGATGACACAGAGGTCAAgaaatttgcctgaggtcacacaaccAGTGAGAGGTGAAGCTGTGGACAGAACAGCCTGACCATAGCATTCGTACCTCTTAGGTAACTAAGGTAGTTAATCATAGTAGCTTTCAGGTCACTGGCATATTTGGTTAACAGGCCATTCTACTTCTCAAGTCCCTGGGAGGGGATTTTAATGTAGTACTTGTTTACTAATTCTTCGGATTTGTAGAATATGTACTGGGTATCAGGGAGGCAGAGATCTATGCacgaagtttttcttttattatgatgGCTTGGGTCCCTGTGACTCGCAAGAAAGCAACACAGTGGATCTCCTCCACCTAGAGATAGCCTCTGCCAGGCtcgcctcattttttttttttaaagattttatttttccttttctccccaaagccccctggtacatagttgtgtatttttagttgtgcgcccttctagttgtggcacgtgggatgccacctcagcgtggcctgatgagtggtgccatgtcctcgcgcagtattcgaaccagcgaaaccctgggccgccgaagcggagcaagcgaacttaaccacttggccgaccCTCCTCATTTCTTCACGGTGAGAGCAAGTCAAGAGATGGCTTCCCATCTCTCTTAGGTAAAAATCAGAAAGCTTCTTGGGCCACAAGGCCCTGCCTATCTCATCGGTCTAACTGGGACACTGTGGTTCATTCAGTGACTCCGGCCTTGATTTTCTCCCATCACAAGATCTTTAGATAAGACGTTCCCTCTGACTGGCACATCCACTTCATCTGTGCCACCCAGCCAAACTCTGCTCATCTTTTAGGGCTTCCCTGACCCACACACCCGGTTTCGATTCCTTCTTACAATCTCTCACAGCATCGTGTACTTCTTTCTTGTAGTATCTATGAAAACGgttattaaaaaattgttaattactgaatgtctgtttcccttGGCTCTAAGTGTAAGCTCACgtgggcagggactgtgtttGTTTTGTGCACTGCTGAATCCCCAGCACTTAGCCCACAGCTAGCACACAGTTGgcaccaaataaatatttgtaaactgaGTAGAGGAATGACCAGCTCCTAGCTGAGGAGGAAATAAATACTCTAGTCTCCTTGCCATTGACTACACCTGCTGAGTGTGGCAGGCCTGTCCAGACTTGGCAGAGTGGCTAGCAAACCAGAGGATAAATGAATATATCCACAGGACTTTTTATCTATACAATTTTTAAGTGATTAGAAAACAGTGAGGGTAAAACTATGATTTTGTGAGCAACAAATTACAATCTAATTTTAATAGTGCTAAAATCTTGATCAAAAACATTTCAACTAAGAACACTGAGGGCCAAAGTGAAAGAAACTGGTTTTGATGATATTGCCATTCCACCAAGTGTGCTTCTACGGTCATCGCTGTTCACTTCCAGTTGCAgccctttttattttgatttttttaccgtttttttttttttttttttgcacatgttTTATCATCTCTTCACTGATTCCTCGAAACAGTCTTATGCGGAGAGTTGGTGCCACGGCCTGGGCGATGAGGAAACGTTTCCTCTTTCATAGACTCTCCTTTTTGGACAAGTTGCTAAAGAGGAAGCAATCAAACCCCCGGGCCGACTCTGTCCTCTGCCCCGCGCGCTGCTTCCTGGTTTGAAAGTGCTTTCAGATCCGCCTGTGAATCGTCGTGGATAAATCAAGCGGGACTGCCATTCAGTTTTGGAGCTCCCACCTCAATCTGTTCACCCGGAAGACGCCGCGCGGGAGGCGACCGTAGAGACGCCGTCCGTTTCGGCACCAGAGCACCGCAGCCTGCTGTGTTCTCCAACGTGACGTCAGCGCTAACGCTACGTCGGGAAAATCTGGCTTCGTTCGTTTTCTTAACAAGTTTGCAGCGGCCTTCCCAGCTGCGAGCTCCAGGCCTTCTCTGCTGGCTCCCTCCGAGGGCGCGGGCCCGTCGGGCGCCCCTCCTCCCGGGAAACTGTCCCCGGGAGGGACGCCGAGGGGGCTCCCCGAGGAGGCGGGGAAACCAAAACAGAAACCGCTGATTCGAAACACCACCTCAGGAAATCGTGCTTTCCGAAGACAGGTGTTGCCTTCAAAGGCTACGGCTCTCCAACGCCTCCAGCGTTCACAGACCCTTCCTCGCGACTGGTCTCGACAGCTGGGTGCCGCCGCCCCGCGCCAACGGCGGAGGAACCCCGGGCAGCGTCGCTGCCGCCACGCCCGCCCACCCCGCCGCGCCACGGTCGACGCCTCCGCCACGTGCCCTCCTCCCGCACCCAGGCCGCTCGCGATTGGCTGGCGGGGCCGTCCGTCGCGAGGGGCGGGCACGACGGCCGCAGGCTGGCCCTCCCATTGGtcgtggcggcggcggcggcagcgtgCGGCCCCCGCGAGGAGGGGAAGCCGGTGGCGGCGGCGGAACGGGCGGAGGCTGCCGGTTTCGTAACCGTCGCTCCTCCTCGCTGACTCGCGGGCTGCGAGGCCTGGGTCGGGTCGGGCCGCGCCGTGCGGGGCCGCTCGGAGTGGAGGCCGCCTGGGGGCGGGCGGGCTGGAGGCGCAGGTAAGGAGGCGGTGGGCTGGCCGGCGAGCTGACGGGGAGTAGGAGGCCGCGGCGGAGCCGGCCGCTTGCGTGTGCTTGGGCCCGGCCCGAGGAGACCCGGCCCGGCCCGAGGCGGCCGGCTCGCCGGGAAGGCCCCGCGCGGCCTGCGGCGTGGGCGGCGGCCCTGCGCGGCGTCTGATGCAACCTGCCGGCAACACTCGGCTGGGCCGCTGAGCTCATCCCTGGCCGCGGCCCAGCGCCTCCCGCCGACCCCCGCGCTCCCCCGGGCGCCCCTCGCTGCGGGCCCGGGCGGGAGGGAGGCCGAGGTGTGCCCTCCGGAAGTCGGCCCTGTGTTCGTGAGCCGGGCGGCTGTGACAGGCCGGGCTCGTGTTGGCCCCTGGGGATGAAGGGTGTTCCCAGAGTAGCAGAAGGGGGACCGTAGCCCACTTTAGCGCAGGTAGCATGTTTCCTGCCCCCAGGGAGCTGCTCGATGCGAGGTGGTCGGGAATTGTGTTCAGCAGGTAATAGAGGCATCAAGTTGCTAGGGAAAGAAGTTGATTTTCAAGTACAGGACTTTACAGAAATAATAGCACGCTTTCTCCTGGGGCTGTGCTGTGAATATCCTGCAGTTCACTGTTGAACATGGGTTAGAGGAGCCTGCGGTCCCCACGGGTGAATAGGAAAGACGGGGGCGAGGGATGCCGCGCTGCCTTAGCACGGTCGGAGGGAGCACGGCAAGAGCCCGCAGAGGTGACTAGATGGAGAGGATGGACGTGCGTGGCTGCGGGGAAGGATAGGCTGTCCTTCAAGTCAGCTTGtgtctttctgttctttggaagGTTTAAGTGTGTGGTGTGCCTCTCTTTTGAGGCTCTTGCTGGAATGTGGCATCTTAAAATATGTCACTTTGGGAAAGATTTTAACATTGGTGGGTTGCACAAAAATTAGTAGTTCTTTCTCTGAGCCCACACTCAGTTGAATCCTTGTTTGAAGAGATTGACTTTTAATTCAGAGAGGATGTGCGACTCCGAAagaaattatggaaataaaatactataaGGGCTTGCTTACTAAGAAATTCTGCATCTAAAAGTTCTTGATATTTGAAAGTGAAAATCTGGTCATCTGTTACCACTTGAGTAGTATTTGGGATAAGCTATTCTGAAAGTTGATTCTCTGTTTCTGGAAAAACTGTAAGCAAGGTTAAATAATTACAGGATGCTAGTGAGctaaaaaaagttttcaatttcttGATTCCTGCACTTGGGTGCACTTGGCAgattcaatcatttttttttttttttaacttttttttctcaccaaagccccagtccatagttgtatatcctagtagtAAGTTGTAAcgtcttccagttcttctatgtgaggcactgtcacagcatggcagctgacagccAGATGGTGGGATTCTGCCATGGggcagcgaaccctgggccaccaaagctgtgAGAgccctgaactttaaccactagaccatcagagcTAGCTCTGATAGTCATTTTTTAATACCCctaaaaaaataggcagaaacaAAACTGCATTTTTCAGATTATCCTTTAAATCCTCAGGAGTACATCATGACTGTCGGCAAGGTTGTCTGATTATGGAGACGTGGTTTCATCCCTAGAGATTTAAACAGCATGTGGTGAGTCCCTGCTAGACACAAATAGTAGGACCTCATGGGGCTGAATTTGGTCTTATGGCCTAAGATTGCCTCACCTGATCACATGGTAAATGCAGGTTTACTGTGTATTCTTGGCAGGGGGTGCTTCTCTGGGTTCTTGTAACTGGTAGGTACATTGGTCTTCTACCTTTTTGGCTTTCCAGCCTTgtcagtaaaaggaaaaatttgagcATGACTTCCTAATAGATGTATATTTataaactgtgtgtgtgtactatttttttatatgttgtaaGTCACACCAAAAGTAGATTTAAAATAAGAcgttagaaaaagacaaataaatatagCTTTTTTTCTCGTACTCCAGCAGACCATTTATGTGCTCCCTGAGAGGATGTACCCTCCTTCATGGATCCCTGTTTTGGGTCATGAAGCCAGCAGTGGAACTAAATAGAAATCCTGCTCATTTGAGTTGACTGCGCTTACCTTGACTTCATTTGTGGTACAGAGTTGTTAGATCCTGGCATACATGCCTAAGAACTGGAAGTTGTTAATTGGAAAACATAACTGGGCTACGtagaaaataaagttctaaaCTGAAATGAAGCAAAGACCAGAGAAAAATGACGTTCACTGTATGGACTGGCAACTTACACAAATGgaactgtatttttgtttttctgtacacTTTTAAGAAAGACCAAGAACTTTAGGTAGTGAGAAAATATCTTAGTAACAGTCTTGATTGAATTGCGGTTGTTTTAAGAGATTTCAGTGCTAGAGAGTCTCATTTTCGTATAacacatgtataaaaataaatattttctcttagctTTTTGAGCCtgtattcagcaaatatttcttgaatgctGCTGTATACACCCAGCCCTGCACTAGATGCTGGGCATGTGGAGAAGACAAACGCCTGCCTCTAGGTTAGTTTATAGGGAGGTACACTGTGGAGCTGGTGTTGACAGAAGAAAATTGGACAGaagcacaaagaaaagagaaagcacgGACCATTTAGGGAACTGATTGTGGTGCAGTACTGTTGAGGTGTGAAGTGTAAGGGatcaggggctggagagaggttAACACCTTGGATTTGATTCTGTATGCCTGAGCCACAGAAGGATTTTCAGCAAGAGGGTGTGACATACTCAAGTTTGAGTGCTCGATTGCTCTGGAGACAGTGTTTGGAGGGAACACTGCTAAACCGGAGGAGCCTAGTGCCCCTGAGAGATGATGTCAGTCTGAGGTACTTCTGTGGCATTGGGATGGAGAGGGATGGTGGATGTGTATTTGGGGAGTGGGTCGAATTGCCAGATACTAATGATTGAACAGATTTGGAGCAGGGGAGAAACATCTATGAATATTTTGGAGTGTAGATCTTCACTGAGGGAATTTGagtgaaaaatttattttgggtGGCAGGGGGAAGGATATCTGATTGtacatatgtaaaaaaaaataagagggtTAGGAAAATTCTTaatgaaatttgagaaaaatttgattttgttttactcCTTCTAACATTCTGAGTTTTCAGTGTTACCGATTTGAATGAACATTACTCGAATTAAgaaagttgaattaaaaaaatgtcacCCACTCAATCCTTTCTTAAGATCCGTTGGTAATGTGCAGCCTTAACAACTGTCAGACTTCAGTgtcatcagaatcacttggaggtcCTGTTAAAACAAGATTGTTTGGCCCTATTCCTAGAGCTCCTCATTCCTAGGTCTGGGCCAGCCTGAGAGTTGGCACTTGCAACAAGTTCCCAaatgatgctgctgctggtccagggaccacactttgagaactactgctcttCAGTTTTTCTGCTGCTTCCTGCTTGAATGATTCACATGCAGGGAAACAAGGCGCCGCCCTGCTTCCTGTAGCCTACACTTTGGAATAGTATTTGTCTGCATAGGAGCCAGACTTTCATTTAGGGTTGAATATACAgatttgaaataaacttttttgcCCATTctaggtgctgaataaatgtttctgGAAGGAACAAAAGCACAATGACAGTGTAAACTGTACAGTGTGTAAGTTTTGGAGGCAGCTGTTTGCTCAGTGTAAAAACAAAATTGGTAATCTGTTTGGAGTTAAGTCTTTGAGATGACTTAGTTCTTTGACCCCCTTTACATGGTTCACGTTCCTTAATGGATATCTCTTCACGTTTAAGAGCTACTTTCTTGGCTTGTCTTTGGTTGAAGAacttacttactttttttttttttttaacctttttgtgATCaggtttattatttctaagagtttttgttatctccaaatttccttttcttatatttttaccAGTTTGATGACTACTCTCTGTTTTTCAAGCCAAAGGGCTCATTCTCAAAACTTCCCCTACTGTGTTCAGCAAGATGAATCAGACTGAGGAAAAAGAGCCCTTCCATATTCCTGTATCTTtgggtacaaaaacaggcatgcATATAAGCAAATTTGGAGCCTGTAATAAGAGTTCTTAGTGACTGAAGTTCATGGCATATTGTCACAGTCAGAAGGCATCTCACCATTCTGCATCCctcatttgcagatgaggaaatggaggtccaCAGAAGGGAAGGGGTTTGTCCAAAGTGAAAAAGGGGGAGCCAGAGCCAAGGCAAGAATTGACCTGGTTCCTTTTCTGTGCTTCTTTGGATCATTGTTATCTCTGAGTTGACTGTAGAGATTAGCTTTAAAGACTAAAAACATAATTggtatatgaaaaatgaaaaagaagataagaTGAACGTGATCCTGATTGTTGAGACAATCCCAGGAGAGGTATTAAATTAAACAAGTTCTTAAAAATTGAGTAGAACATTTATATTCACCAAATAGATGTATAACATCAAATAGATAAGCAGTAGTGTAGACGGCCACTAACACTATTAGTAGTAAGGGTGGCTCAAATTAATACTGAACTGCCACGTTttaactggaagaaaaaataggGAACATAATAAATTATCAAGGGAAATTGTGAAATGTCCATTACTGAAGATAGACTTGGAGTGGATCTCCTTCAGGGTTTGGAAGGAAGCTTTCTGTCTTGCCTTAGTACTGGAGTGAGAACCGATGACCTGCTAGCTCAGGGCTGCCTGTGTGGCTTTGAAACCAATTGAAAGTGGTGATGTATGGACTTTTTAAAAGCATCTAAGAAAAGCAGACCAATGAAGAGTGTTTATACAGAAATACCTGGCTAAAGGTTTGGGTGAAGCTACTGGTGTTTACTGACTGAGCTTTTCCTAAGAAATGTGAGATGTACTCATTTGAGGCGTTTCATAATTCCGGCTCCAGGTTTTTTCCACTGATGTAGTTTTAGCAGTCTTGtgaaaagagaacagaacagTTTTATGGTTCATAACTCTGCTTTCTAAATTTCCAAGAGTGCTATGACTTCTTGGTGGATGTGGTTCACTCATGGTAGTCAGTTTGTCGTGAAGTGGCCTCATGATGATAGGATAGGTATGCTTTTGACGCATCTTGAGGCAATCGTAGAGACCTAGTTGGATTCCGAGTAATCTGAATATGACTAGCTTCTGAAACCGTGACCTCATTTCTACAGGCGGCCCTGCACGAGCGCTTCGGACTTGGCGTCTGCTCTGAGCTCCCTCGGCAGTGTGAAGTGGGTGCAGGCACTGCAGCTGCTCCGCTCTTGGTCTAGTCTGAGTTCCAGTACTTACACCTCCTTGCATGTATCATTagagcttttgtttctttccttgtggtttcagGTTGACTGTGTTTAGATGTGTTTATTAAtcatgtcaaaaagaaaaaaaaaacatgattagAAGCACTGTGGGGCAGGAAAGCAAATTGGGTGTCTCAGAGCTCCTAAATCTGTGATCCAAGAAACTAACTTAGGACATGTCTGTAAACTACTGTCATTTGAGGTCATtagaaaagaacagcaaaaaaaacatttttttcaaaatatcccATAAAGATAGGCTCTGGGAGAAAAGTCCAGTCCTTGATGACTCACTCCCTGCGTATTGGAATAAGGAACCGTGGGATCATAGTGCAGTATTCCTGAGGAGTGTGGGAGGCCGGGGACTCTGGTCCAACCTGCTAGTTTTGACTTGAACCAACAATTgaaacttttttctcctttcattgcAGGTGTCTCTTCTGTTATAATTGAACTCAGCTTTTCCATGTTTAACCCAAACATCTCAAATTTCTCTCTGGCATCTTGCCAAGTGCTGTTCCTATCTGCTACCTAATTAGtggtattcttttgtttttcctcccctttctggTAAGAGTCACAGATGGGCAGTACCCTCAGGGATTCAGGTGGGCTGAATGTGGCCTGACGGTGCTTCTGTGCCAACTTAACCTTCTAAATTAAATGATTTTGACTTCTGAAACATTGCAACAGTTGGCAGTTGCTGTAGACTTTTCTCAGCATAATCAATCAATGTTGGCCTGCTCTTAGGTCCATGCAAGTTTAATCTCATTAGATCTTGTCATTTCAAATATGttaacacaatttattttttaactaggtATATGTGAAGATTTCTTGGCAGTTTAGCGTGGAAACCATTGATCGTCTTGCCCTTCTTTCTACCTGTTCTGTGTTGGCAAGGGAGAGTGCCCAAATGAGCAAGATAGCGCAGCAGAACAGTACTCCGGGAGTGAATGGAATAAGTGTTATTCATACTCAGGCTCATGCCAGCGGCTTACAGCAGGTTCCTCAGCTGGTGCCCGctggccctgggggaggaggcaaaGCTGTGCCTCCGAGCAAGCAAAGCAAAAAGAGTTCGCCCATGGATCGAAACAGTGACGAGTACCGTCAACGCAGAGAGAGGAACAACATGGCCGTGAAAAAGAGCCGGTTGAAAAGCAAGCAGAAAGCACAGGATACACTGCAGAGAGTGAATCAGCTTAAAGAAGAGAATGAACGCttggaagcaaaaattaaattgcTGACTAAGGAATTAAGTGTACTGAAAGATTTGTTTCTTGAGCATGCACACAACCTCACAGATAATGTGCAACCCAGTAGCACTGAAAATTTGACGACAAATTCTGATAATGCAGGACAGTAGACCCACCCCTTCCAAACAGCTTGTGGCTAACGTCAGAGGTGTGACTGCCTACCCCTCTCATAGCAATGGCTGAATGTTGTCTTGTTCCATTATTTAAGATCCACTGAAGGTTGTTTTCTGGGATCAGCACTGACGCGTTGATTAGCTAAAAATGTTAGACATATAATTTGAGTTTCTGGTTTTAAATGATATGGATTTTtgtggagattaaaaaacaaaattttaaggtatatggtaaaaaaaattgCCCTGGACCTTGATGTTCTTAATAAATCCTGACTTCCCAAGACATGCTTCTTTTTCAGGTTGACAAAAGGAATGGCGGAACTGGCAGGTCATGCAGAAAGTTCTTGGTTTTAATGGATCTGGTTAATTGGATTAAGAAAAGATGAATGCCATCTATGTTAATCTGTTTgtgattttattctaaattatgTATTAAAAATCCTTAGGGCATTTTTAATCACCAATCACTTTGTAATTTGGAGTGATTTTATGTATAGCATAAACCTTGTTTTAGCATAATTAGTACTGTTTTCCCCAACAAGTACAGGTTTTTGAATAGCGATGTCAGGTTAAGTGAAGAAACCTCGTTGCATTTTAAAGGCACTATGCAGCC encodes:
- the CEBPG gene encoding CCAAT/enhancer-binding protein gamma; its protein translation is MSKIAQQNSTPGVNGISVIHTQAHASGLQQVPQLVPAGPGGGGKAVPPSKQSKKSSPMDRNSDEYRQRRERNNMAVKKSRLKSKQKAQDTLQRVNQLKEENERLEAKIKLLTKELSVLKDLFLEHAHNLTDNVQPSSTENLTTNSDNAGQ